In a single window of the Candidatus Binataceae bacterium genome:
- a CDS encoding carboxymuconolactone decarboxylase family protein, with product MANDLREKGALIRQQLWGNDPQTKAQTERMEAFHKDLGDFIQEQLFGGIWSRPGLPLKTRSLITVAALMAMGRGPQLRAHMRGALNIGITPGELKEVILHLSQYSGMPTAVEAVRILQELLEAP from the coding sequence GTGGCAAACGATCTGCGGGAAAAAGGCGCGCTCATTCGCCAGCAGCTCTGGGGCAATGACCCTCAAACAAAGGCCCAGACCGAGCGGATGGAGGCGTTTCATAAGGATCTGGGTGACTTTATTCAGGAACAGCTCTTCGGCGGCATTTGGTCGCGACCAGGTCTGCCGCTCAAGACCCGCTCTTTGATTACAGTAGCCGCATTGATGGCGATGGGGCGGGGGCCACAACTGCGCGCGCACATGCGTGGCGCGCTCAACATCGGAATCACCCCCGGGGAACTCAAGGAGGTGATTTTACACTTGTCTCAGTACAGCGGCATGCCTACGGCGGTTGAAGCCGTACGCATCCTGCAAGAATTGCTGGAGGCGCCATAG
- a CDS encoding tRNA (adenine-N1)-methyltransferase, translated as MSGHGCVARRAGLSLIGLDPTLKEDDAVIFIDRKGRQYLKRLRRGRRVTIRGQVAAEDLFGLVEGSRVKFSTGETFLVLRPTYADLIPLLPRQAQVIYPKDTGPLLIWGDVFPGARVIEGGIGAGALTIALLRAVGEHGEVFSYERREDFARMARENVAAFFGPAPTWSLKLRDLYQGFDERGVDRIFLDLAEPWRALPQVLAALRPGGVLICYVPTALQLKDSVDALQQSPEFAQVECFETLLRPWQVKGLSVRPVHRMVGHSAFIVVARRLAPA; from the coding sequence ATGTCGGGTCATGGTTGCGTCGCGCGGCGTGCCGGCCTAAGTCTGATAGGCTTGGATCCGACCCTCAAAGAGGACGATGCGGTCATTTTTATTGATCGCAAGGGACGCCAGTATCTCAAGCGGCTGCGCCGCGGGCGGCGGGTGACCATCCGCGGCCAAGTCGCGGCTGAGGATCTGTTCGGCCTGGTCGAGGGTTCGCGCGTTAAGTTCAGCACCGGCGAGACGTTTTTGGTCCTGCGGCCCACCTACGCCGACTTGATCCCGCTGCTGCCTCGTCAAGCCCAGGTGATTTATCCTAAGGATACCGGACCGCTGCTAATCTGGGGCGACGTTTTCCCCGGCGCGCGCGTGATTGAGGGTGGCATCGGCGCGGGTGCCCTGACGATCGCGTTGTTGCGAGCGGTGGGCGAACACGGTGAAGTCTTCTCCTACGAGCGACGCGAAGATTTCGCCCGCATGGCACGCGAAAATGTCGCCGCCTTCTTCGGCCCAGCCCCAACCTGGTCGCTCAAGCTGCGCGACTTATATCAGGGCTTCGACGAACGGGGAGTCGATCGCATCTTCCTTGACCTGGCCGAACCCTGGCGCGCGCTACCCCAAGTCCTCGCCGCACTGCGTCCCGGCGGCGTGCTGATTTGCTATGTTCCCACCGCGCTGCAGCTCAAGGACAGCGTCGACGCGCTCCAGCAGAGCCCCGAGTTTGCCCAGGTCGAGTGCTTCGAAACGCTGTTGCGGCCGTGGCAGGTTAAGGGGCTGAGCGTGCGGCCGGTCCATCGCATGGTCGGTCATTCCGCCTTTATTGTGGTGGCACGCCGGCTGGCGCCAGCGTGA
- a CDS encoding DUF1329 domain-containing protein produces the protein MRRMTVALLAAALVGGLAATAPAQDTIPPGTTITIQNWQKYKNFMSVTFQSMWTSNNPTTRVPPAAVVQVGPTRSYNIGHWYWDATERYSKQVQLVRAADGGYTMRGYVAGQPFPNITASDPLAGYKLMYNTYFQYEPAVVVYDRAQVYDVDRYQNVTFLRALIIGYTLMHIVDPGYPMQVPQANGFYLAHTAEQMEPEQIKYLTALNFTWSDPERFPESYVFVPSLRRTLRLSSNSRCAPFQGQDFDNDDETPVPLPPTWFQAKFLGLHKMLMFIFRNDRASQDASTKRSSYYAPALNLMPKPEVLGPWQMRDLYALQLQRLPQWDRGYCHANRISYLDKETASTAGYDTWDQNNKFWRGMVPFPMPLAKPDGGVFMTGQVWAHDNPDFQNDHQSLLLPPTEGADAVWVNQNTPGKFVNYERYATPAGLQQVLQ, from the coding sequence GCTGGCGGCGGCGCTGGTCGGGGGACTGGCGGCGACGGCACCAGCGCAGGACACGATCCCACCCGGCACCACCATCACGATTCAGAACTGGCAAAAATACAAAAACTTCATGTCGGTCACCTTCCAGTCGATGTGGACCAGCAATAACCCCACCACTCGGGTGCCCCCCGCCGCAGTGGTCCAGGTGGGGCCCACCCGCTCTTACAATATCGGCCACTGGTACTGGGACGCCACCGAGCGCTATAGCAAACAGGTTCAACTGGTTAGGGCGGCCGACGGCGGCTACACGATGCGTGGTTATGTAGCCGGGCAGCCCTTTCCCAACATCACGGCATCCGATCCGTTGGCCGGCTACAAGCTGATGTACAATACCTACTTTCAGTACGAACCGGCGGTGGTGGTGTACGACCGGGCCCAGGTGTACGACGTCGATCGTTATCAGAACGTAACCTTCCTGCGCGCACTGATCATCGGCTACACCTTGATGCATATCGTGGACCCCGGCTACCCGATGCAGGTGCCGCAGGCCAACGGCTTTTATCTTGCCCATACCGCCGAACAGATGGAGCCCGAACAGATCAAGTACCTCACCGCGCTCAATTTCACCTGGAGCGACCCTGAACGCTTTCCCGAATCCTACGTCTTCGTACCCAGTCTGCGCCGCACCCTGCGGCTGTCCAGCAATTCGCGCTGCGCTCCCTTCCAGGGGCAGGATTTCGACAACGACGATGAAACCCCGGTGCCGCTGCCGCCCACTTGGTTCCAAGCCAAATTTCTAGGGCTGCATAAGATGCTGATGTTCATCTTTAGAAACGACCGCGCCTCGCAGGACGCCTCCACTAAACGGAGCAGTTACTACGCCCCGGCGCTCAATTTGATGCCCAAGCCCGAAGTGCTGGGGCCCTGGCAGATGCGCGACCTGTACGCGCTGCAACTGCAGCGTCTGCCGCAATGGGACCGCGGCTACTGCCACGCCAATCGCATCTCCTACCTGGATAAGGAAACCGCTTCGACCGCCGGTTACGACACCTGGGATCAGAACAACAAGTTCTGGCGCGGGATGGTGCCCTTTCCGATGCCGCTCGCCAAGCCCGACGGCGGCGTCTTCATGACCGGGCAAGTCTGGGCCCATGACAATCCGGACTTCCAAAATGACCATCAAAGCCTGCTCCTGCCTCCCACCGAAGGGGCGGACGCCGTCTGGGTCAATCAGAACACCCCAGGCAAGTTCGTCAATTACGAACGCTACGCGACTCCCGCCGGCCTGCAGCAAGTGCTGCAATAA
- a CDS encoding NAD(P)-dependent oxidoreductase yields the protein MRIGFIGLGNMGGPMALHLLAAGHDVTVHDIRVELAQRQLQAGARWADSPHTLARQSDLVMTSLPGPREVETVVSGPQGIASALAPGALYIDLSTNSPAVVRQLHAQLQRREVAMLDAPVSGGKAGAEAATLAIYVGGEEAVFERAKPILGALGNKLLYIGAIGAGSVAKLVHNLISVCSIKVFSEALTLGVKAGVPGAALVTAIEAGAYGQGRGMLRMMPDLLGERHFSPARFALKLARKDLGLATELARQLEVPMAAAALVEQDLTELIRRGLGELDFFAQFTLQEERAGVKVKGSNQ from the coding sequence ATGCGCATCGGTTTCATTGGCTTGGGCAACATGGGCGGACCGATGGCCTTGCATCTGCTGGCAGCGGGCCACGATGTGACGGTCCACGATATCCGCGTTGAGCTGGCTCAGCGCCAGCTTCAAGCTGGCGCCCGCTGGGCCGATTCGCCTCACACTCTAGCTCGCCAAAGCGACCTCGTGATGACCTCGCTGCCGGGCCCGCGCGAAGTGGAGACGGTAGTCTCAGGTCCGCAGGGAATCGCGAGCGCACTTGCCCCAGGCGCGCTTTATATCGATCTCTCGACCAACTCGCCCGCTGTGGTGCGCCAACTTCATGCCCAGCTCCAGCGTCGCGAGGTCGCGATGCTCGACGCACCGGTGAGCGGGGGGAAGGCCGGCGCCGAGGCAGCCACGCTGGCTATTTATGTGGGCGGCGAGGAGGCGGTGTTTGAGCGGGCCAAACCCATTCTCGGCGCGCTGGGCAACAAGCTGCTTTATATCGGCGCAATCGGCGCTGGCTCGGTGGCCAAGCTAGTTCATAACCTGATCTCGGTGTGCAGCATCAAGGTGTTTTCCGAAGCCTTGACCCTGGGAGTGAAGGCCGGCGTGCCGGGAGCGGCGTTGGTAACCGCCATCGAGGCCGGTGCTTACGGCCAGGGGCGCGGGATGTTGCGCATGATGCCCGACCTCTTGGGCGAGCGCCATTTTTCACCCGCTCGCTTCGCGCTTAAGCTAGCGCGTAAGGACCTGGGGCTGGCAACCGAGCTGGCCCGTCAGCTTGAGGTGCCGATGGCGGCGGCAGCGCTGGTGGAACAGGACCTCACCGAGCTTATCCGGCGAGGACTGGGCGAGCTGGACTTCTTCGCGCAGTTTACCTTGCAGGAGGAGCGCGCCGGGGTCAAAGTCAAGGGTAGCAACCAGTAG